One part of the Nostoc sp. PCC 7120 = FACHB-418 genome encodes these proteins:
- a CDS encoding ABC transporter permease, which yields MMINRRLLALLIKESTELLRNRQLVIFLTIAPIISMVIFGYVMNSNVTNLRLSILDQNQVTISRDFVDAFTANHVFLATRHTNSQQTLTQQVERGEVDAGLIIPPSFDRDLLQTGKSEVQVVVDGINAYSSGLAKGYVSQITTRFNLDLLQRYQPVSTGLEVPVQTEMTLRYNPGMLDSWFFVPGVLGAIITLSAILAAAVEAVREKDQGTLEQLLMTPVASTYILISKIVPISALLTGTLLICFLVAHWVFALPFRGNLFLLLLFSILYIQIGVAIGLAISTFSENKLQTILIGIFLNIPIILLGGAVTAVNSMPLVFRWIAQINPLYHYLIILRSILLKGAGLEVWGLNAIAMIVFATVTVLVSANRYRSQLS from the coding sequence ATGATGATAAATCGCCGCCTATTGGCTTTGTTAATCAAAGAAAGTACTGAACTATTGCGTAATCGCCAACTGGTTATTTTTCTCACAATCGCCCCAATTATTTCAATGGTGATTTTTGGCTATGTGATGAATTCCAATGTGACAAACTTACGGCTGAGTATTTTGGATCAAAATCAAGTAACAATCAGCCGAGATTTTGTAGATGCGTTTACTGCAAATCATGTGTTTCTTGCGACTCGCCACACCAACAGTCAACAAACTCTCACCCAACAAGTTGAGCGGGGAGAAGTCGATGCTGGATTAATCATTCCACCTAGTTTTGATCGGGATTTGCTGCAAACTGGAAAATCAGAAGTTCAGGTTGTGGTTGATGGAATTAACGCCTACAGTTCTGGACTTGCAAAAGGCTATGTCAGCCAAATTACAACTCGATTTAACTTAGATTTACTCCAACGCTATCAACCTGTGTCAACTGGGTTAGAAGTCCCCGTTCAAACTGAAATGACGTTGCGCTACAATCCCGGAATGCTTGATAGTTGGTTCTTTGTTCCTGGCGTTCTGGGCGCAATCATCACCTTGAGTGCCATTCTGGCTGCGGCTGTGGAAGCGGTTCGAGAAAAGGATCAAGGAACACTAGAACAGTTGTTGATGACTCCAGTTGCATCAACTTATATTTTGATTTCTAAAATTGTGCCGATATCTGCTTTACTCACAGGCACGTTGCTGATTTGTTTCCTCGTTGCTCACTGGGTTTTTGCCTTACCTTTTCGCGGAAATTTATTTTTATTACTGCTATTTTCCATTCTCTACATTCAGATTGGTGTTGCCATTGGACTGGCAATTTCCACATTTTCTGAGAACAAATTGCAAACAATTTTGATTGGGATATTTCTCAATATTCCCATTATTTTATTAGGCGGTGCGGTGACGGCGGTGAATAGTATGCCGCTTGTATTTCGCTGGATTGCCCAAATTAATCCGCTTTATCATTATTTGATCATTCTCCGCAGCATTCTTCTTAAAGGTGCAGGTTTGGAAGTTTGGGGTTTAAATGCGATCGCCATGATTGTATTTGCAACCGTGACAGTTCTGGTGAGTGCAAATCGCTACCGTAGTCAATTAAGTTAA
- a CDS encoding PspC domain-containing protein, with amino-acid sequence MIYLPLISILLLVGPALAAISITRSLTTRGHLFLLSICILYGIFPFLVTWGGMGLAERFGCSAEAIRFICPSSSWLGDVISGMFMAHWLAIFAIPSAIFGAIGLLISLILKVKRSHTNTPVIPRIVFYRSRHKVFAGVCYALSQLWNLPIMGVRIVTVILAIVIPGFIFLYFWCWLAFPIESRSQQQPVG; translated from the coding sequence ATGATTTACTTGCCTTTGATTTCAATCCTGTTGCTTGTTGGGCCAGCACTTGCAGCTATCTCCATAACGCGATCGCTCACCACCCGTGGACATTTATTTTTGTTGAGTATATGTATCCTCTACGGAATTTTTCCATTCCTGGTCACTTGGGGAGGGATGGGTTTAGCTGAACGCTTTGGTTGTTCAGCAGAAGCAATTCGCTTTATTTGTCCGTCCTCATCTTGGCTTGGAGACGTGATTTCGGGAATGTTCATGGCTCACTGGCTGGCGATTTTCGCTATTCCATCAGCCATTTTCGGTGCGATCGGACTCCTGATTTCTTTGATTCTCAAGGTCAAGAGATCGCATACCAATACTCCCGTCATACCAAGGATTGTATTTTATCGCAGTCGTCATAAAGTTTTCGCAGGTGTGTGTTATGCCCTTTCTCAGCTATGGAATTTACCAATCATGGGTGTCCGAATTGTTACCGTTATTTTAGCGATCGTCATCCCTGGATTTATTTTTCTGTACTTTTGGTGTTGGTTGGCATTCCCCATCGAATCGCGATCTCAACAACAACCTGTAGGATAA
- a CDS encoding general stress protein, producing the protein MTYTHSVVAHFPSHAEAERVVLELQKSGFDMQKLSIIGKDYQTTENVRGFLTWKDTAKAGAAGGGYWGSFVGGLFGILAGAGVVFIPGVAPIIIAGPIVGVLAGWLEGTLVGGAGAAAVGGLAGALGGLGIPKHEILRYETKIQAGEFIILVTGNKDDVSQAKQMLGKISHEISLSVPV; encoded by the coding sequence ATGACATATACACATAGCGTTGTTGCCCATTTCCCTTCTCATGCAGAAGCAGAAAGGGTTGTATTGGAGCTACAAAAGTCAGGCTTCGATATGCAAAAGCTCTCAATCATTGGTAAAGACTACCAAACCACAGAAAATGTGCGGGGATTTCTCACCTGGAAAGATACAGCTAAAGCAGGGGCCGCAGGTGGTGGTTATTGGGGTAGCTTCGTCGGCGGTTTATTTGGCATTTTAGCAGGGGCTGGAGTGGTATTTATTCCCGGAGTCGCGCCGATCATCATTGCTGGCCCCATTGTAGGAGTATTAGCAGGTTGGTTGGAAGGAACCCTTGTTGGTGGCGCTGGTGCTGCTGCTGTTGGCGGACTAGCTGGTGCGTTAGGAGGGTTAGGAATACCGAAGCACGAGATACTCAGGTACGAGACTAAAATCCAAGCAGGCGAGTTCATCATCCTGGTGACAGGTAACAAAGATGATGTTAGTCAGGCGAAGCAAATGCTAGGCAAAATCAGTCATGAAATCAGCTTGTCTGTCCCTGTTTAA
- a CDS encoding type II toxin-antitoxin system VapC family toxin, whose amino-acid sequence MSGEIALDTSVAIRFLNGDPDVVSRVLALPEIFLSVVVVGELLFGAENSTRPLKNLPRYLEFMEVCTVVPVEKRTAVIYAQTRSALKRKGRPIPMNDVWIAAHCLEHGWVLVTDNSDFDYVDGLVIEHW is encoded by the coding sequence ATGAGTGGTGAGATTGCATTAGATACTTCTGTTGCAATACGTTTTTTGAATGGTGATCCTGATGTTGTTTCAAGGGTGTTGGCGTTACCGGAAATATTTTTGTCGGTGGTAGTAGTTGGAGAGTTACTGTTTGGGGCTGAGAACTCGACTCGACCGTTGAAAAATCTTCCTCGATATTTGGAGTTTATGGAAGTTTGTACGGTTGTGCCTGTGGAAAAGAGAACAGCAGTTATCTATGCTCAAACTCGTTCTGCTTTAAAGCGCAAAGGACGACCAATTCCGATGAATGATGTTTGGATTGCAGCGCATTGTCTGGAACATGGTTGGGTGCTTGTGACCGATAATTCAGATTTTGATTATGTGGATGGATTGGTTATAGAGCATTGGTAA
- a CDS encoding ATP-binding cassette domain-containing protein: MKISHELIPAASLNLNEVTIEVRGLYKHYGKTIAIRGLDLQIRRGELFGLIGPDGAGKTTTFNILGGVMQATAGDAKILGLPARDARNYTGYLTQQFSLYPDLSVDENIYYSAGLRLVPEDQLEARRTKYLKLMQLDSFRDRLAGRLSGGMKQKLALCCALIAEPQVLLLDEPTTGVDTIARREFWDILAGLTVQNITVLVATPDLDEAERCDRVALIYNGQIQQMGSPTELKGNLGLNRLIIRTSQLIKAEQALIVTGEIVEVSTLGDRLEVLVKDVKSGIAFVRDRLTQNNVQFEEIQPESPTLENVFTTLLRQKGSVPKSLAFPRVKSLAISEPAKAKIAISAQNLNRVFGDFHAVVDLNLDIRYGDVYGLLGANGAGKTTAIKMLCGLLPISSGEISLAGETGDLRSAELRQRIGYMSQKFTLYDDLTILENLQFYSGVYGIPPRQQREKISWVLSISGLEGQEHLLTRQLPGGWKQRVAFGASVIHEPEILFLDEPTSGVDVLARQQFWQLINDFARHGTAILVTTHYMNEAEQCSRMCFMVAGRKVAEGSASEIKAAQPGQLFELKIGELQGSYDRLRQFLEPWRVSIFGDRLHVVLDHPTAELPQVRSYLQSANLSLTDIQPMPFSLEDAFIGEVQRAGGAPP, from the coding sequence ATGAAAATTTCCCATGAGTTAATTCCTGCTGCTTCTTTAAACTTAAATGAGGTGACAATCGAGGTTCGGGGACTCTACAAACACTATGGTAAAACCATTGCAATTCGCGGACTCGATCTGCAAATCCGCCGTGGCGAATTGTTTGGATTGATTGGGCCTGACGGTGCAGGTAAGACAACCACATTCAATATTTTGGGTGGCGTGATGCAGGCAACCGCAGGGGATGCTAAAATTCTCGGATTACCTGCCCGTGATGCGCGAAATTACACTGGATATTTAACTCAACAATTTTCTCTTTATCCTGATCTGAGTGTGGATGAAAATATCTATTACAGTGCAGGATTGCGACTTGTCCCCGAAGATCAACTGGAAGCACGACGCACCAAGTATCTTAAGTTGATGCAACTCGATTCATTCCGCGATCGCCTTGCCGGTCGTCTTTCTGGTGGGATGAAGCAAAAGTTAGCCTTGTGCTGTGCATTAATTGCTGAACCGCAAGTATTATTGCTGGATGAGCCAACAACTGGAGTCGATACCATTGCTAGGCGTGAGTTTTGGGACATTCTGGCTGGATTAACTGTCCAAAATATTACCGTGCTGGTTGCAACTCCAGATTTAGATGAAGCCGAACGCTGCGATCGCGTGGCATTAATTTACAACGGACAAATTCAGCAAATGGGTTCTCCCACAGAACTCAAGGGGAATTTAGGCTTAAATCGGTTAATTATCCGCACTTCGCAGCTAATTAAGGCAGAACAAGCCCTGATTGTCACAGGTGAAATTGTAGAGGTTTCCACATTAGGCGATCGCCTGGAAGTTTTGGTGAAAGATGTGAAATCGGGAATTGCCTTTGTGCGCGATCGCTTGACTCAAAACAATGTACAGTTCGAGGAAATTCAACCAGAATCACCCACACTAGAGAACGTTTTCACCACACTCTTACGCCAAAAAGGTTCTGTACCAAAATCTCTGGCATTTCCGCGAGTCAAAAGCTTGGCAATATCTGAACCTGCAAAGGCGAAAATAGCCATCTCTGCACAGAATCTCAATCGCGTTTTCGGTGACTTTCACGCCGTTGTGGATTTGAATCTTGATATCCGCTATGGCGATGTTTATGGACTTTTGGGCGCAAATGGAGCCGGAAAAACCACCGCTATTAAAATGCTATGTGGCCTATTACCAATTAGTTCTGGCGAAATCTCCCTGGCTGGAGAAACAGGTGATCTTCGCAGTGCAGAATTGCGGCAACGCATCGGCTATATGAGTCAGAAGTTCACCCTCTACGATGATTTAACAATTCTGGAAAATTTGCAGTTCTATAGTGGTGTTTATGGCATTCCACCCCGTCAGCAGCGAGAAAAAATTAGTTGGGTGTTATCCATTTCGGGATTAGAAGGACAAGAACATTTACTGACACGACAACTCCCCGGTGGATGGAAGCAACGGGTAGCATTTGGCGCATCCGTCATCCATGAACCGGAAATTTTGTTTTTAGATGAACCGACTTCTGGCGTAGATGTTTTAGCACGGCAGCAATTTTGGCAATTGATTAATGATTTTGCTCGTCATGGGACGGCAATTTTGGTGACAACCCATTATATGAACGAAGCGGAACAATGTAGCCGGATGTGTTTTATGGTTGCAGGGCGGAAAGTTGCCGAAGGTTCTGCCAGTGAGATTAAAGCTGCACAACCTGGTCAATTATTTGAGTTAAAAATTGGCGAACTGCAAGGAAGTTACGATCGCTTACGGCAATTTCTCGAACCGTGGCGCGTCTCCATTTTTGGCGATCGCCTCCACGTTGTTCTCGATCATCCCACCGCAGAACTGCCCCAAGTGCGGTCATATCTGCAATCGGCAAATCTCTCTCTTACAGATATTCAACCCATGCCATTTTCCTTAGAAGATGCGTTTATTGGGGAAGTGCAACGAGCCGGAGGTGCGCCACCATGA
- a CDS encoding ABC transporter permease produces MMIRRIRNQLFKELEQFVRDRLGVALAFILPVIALLIIGYAIRLETKNIALAVRDLDQTSFSRSYIERLYATNLFVPAQWQGERFPDAIDRGTAQVQVTIPPDFTAEVQAGKTGNLQVVIDGSDVINARVTRLAIQGTTLSVVQAQLGKLADSVGVISQVRLWFNPGRQESLFIVPGSYGVILAIFPPLLIAIALVREKEQGTILQLYASSLSASELLLGKSLAYTLVGLGEALILFIVGFLLFQVRVIGDPTPLIIGTPIFIWVSVQLGLIIGIFTTTQSAAVQAIGTIKVLTAFLLAGFLFPLNTVPFPFSIASYLVPVRYYIELCRDVFVRGSGWFGTWHLIGALLLLGILEFAIAWWGMRRMQL; encoded by the coding sequence ATGATGATTCGCCGGATTCGCAATCAATTATTCAAAGAATTAGAGCAGTTTGTGCGCGATCGCTTAGGTGTTGCCCTCGCTTTTATTTTACCTGTGATTGCCCTGCTAATTATTGGCTATGCAATTCGGCTGGAAACGAAAAATATTGCCCTGGCGGTGCGGGATCTCGATCAGACAAGCTTCAGCCGGAGTTATATTGAACGACTATACGCCACCAATTTATTTGTACCAGCACAATGGCAAGGCGAACGCTTTCCCGATGCCATCGACCGGGGAACTGCTCAAGTGCAAGTCACCATTCCACCAGACTTTACTGCTGAGGTACAAGCAGGCAAAACTGGAAATCTGCAAGTTGTGATTGATGGCAGTGATGTGATCAACGCACGGGTAACAAGATTGGCGATTCAGGGAACAACTTTGTCAGTTGTACAAGCCCAACTCGGTAAACTTGCTGACTCTGTTGGTGTAATTTCTCAGGTGCGACTCTGGTTTAATCCGGGACGACAAGAATCATTATTCATTGTACCTGGAAGTTACGGGGTGATTTTAGCCATCTTTCCGCCGTTGTTGATAGCGATCGCATTAGTGCGAGAAAAAGAACAAGGGACAATTCTACAGCTTTACGCCTCTAGCCTCAGTGCCTCGGAACTATTGCTAGGTAAGTCCTTGGCATATACCCTCGTGGGATTGGGAGAAGCTTTAATTCTGTTTATTGTCGGTTTTTTGTTGTTTCAAGTGCGCGTGATTGGCGATCCCACCCCCTTAATTATTGGCACTCCCATATTCATCTGGGTAAGTGTACAACTCGGATTAATCATCGGCATTTTTACTACCACCCAAAGCGCGGCTGTACAAGCGATCGGCACAATTAAAGTGCTGACTGCCTTTTTGCTGGCAGGATTTTTGTTTCCCCTCAATACAGTGCCGTTTCCATTTTCTATTGCTTCCTACTTAGTTCCCGTGCGGTATTACATCGAACTGTGTCGGGATGTATTTGTGCGGGGTTCAGGCTGGTTTGGAACTTGGCATCTCATCGGTGCTTTGCTGCTTTTGGGGATTTTGGAGTTTGCGATCGCTTGGTGGGGAATGCGGCGAATGCAACTATAG
- a CDS encoding type II toxin-antitoxin system RelE/ParE family toxin produces the protein MPKRCPLAKENEYFSQEIRQLLYGQRRNSYRILFTVLEEVFTVRILHIRHSSQPVIGEAPEDPDAS, from the coding sequence ATGCCGAAACGATGTCCGCTTGCGAAAGAAAACGAATATTTTAGTCAGGAGATTCGACAACTTCTTTACGGACAAAGACGTAATTCGTATCGCATCCTGTTCACTGTTTTAGAAGAAGTGTTTACAGTTCGCATCCTTCACATTCGGCATTCCTCACAACCAGTAATTGGTGAAGCGCCAGAAGATCCAGATGCAAGCTAA
- a CDS encoding mCpol domain-containing protein, translated as MTTLLVLGNTNESTFANSVIAANAKAEEIFEQGLTNIFVVHSRKSYAKLKCNENWVDHAEANGVSRELFVDKIVEITAEDDSIKRFVDYIEFILKGIPNGSNLIVDITNGTSLQKNLLSIASYILDVKNQYTIDSDKLFALTEERGFMPTDILLSCYAPVPDSTRLDSIAYLNLSEMVRYRKIIESHTNKYVAIDSSSSDKEFFKDNLGHSIQLKLQGDQSKDNAIYRIAASSISASVEDLIRLLVSKFILADTPDGVDRKTFGQKLKIIQAKIEKDAPSDFDIEFFSKFNDFILYLRNSSTHKGKLLNDLEKFKAELSVKMAFPFIEFYTDIVHPLLSSGELSREPKHMKKLTYADIAPGDTLYYGLDGDDTGKILEELFLSCSDESSFRKLSKDVANAISKISKFVTDKLGKNAVVFEAGDDLLFKGNLQEDMLFEMQAMYSQLTPGLTCSIGYGRSFQEVYLALKLAKTQPGKNAIVGIELC; from the coding sequence ATGACGACCCTACTCGTTCTCGGCAACACTAATGAGTCTACATTTGCAAACTCTGTAATCGCAGCTAACGCTAAGGCTGAGGAAATATTTGAGCAGGGTCTAACAAATATATTTGTTGTCCATTCAAGAAAATCCTATGCCAAGCTAAAGTGTAATGAAAATTGGGTAGATCATGCAGAGGCAAATGGTGTAAGCCGAGAATTATTTGTCGATAAAATCGTTGAGATTACAGCAGAAGATGACTCCATTAAAAGATTCGTTGATTATATTGAGTTTATTTTAAAGGGTATTCCAAATGGATCAAACCTTATTGTTGACATTACAAATGGAACTTCATTGCAGAAAAATTTACTCTCAATAGCTTCTTATATTCTTGACGTAAAAAATCAATACACGATCGATAGTGACAAGTTGTTTGCACTAACTGAAGAAAGAGGCTTTATGCCAACTGATATTTTGCTATCCTGCTATGCTCCAGTCCCTGATAGCACTAGACTTGATAGCATCGCCTATCTAAATCTGTCAGAAATGGTACGCTACAGGAAAATTATAGAATCTCATACTAATAAGTATGTAGCAATAGATTCAAGTTCTTCTGATAAAGAGTTTTTCAAAGATAACTTGGGTCATTCTATTCAGTTAAAGTTACAAGGAGATCAAAGTAAAGATAATGCTATATATCGAATAGCAGCTTCGTCAATTTCAGCAAGTGTGGAGGATCTAATTCGCCTTCTTGTGAGCAAATTTATATTGGCTGATACTCCTGATGGAGTAGATCGCAAAACTTTTGGACAAAAGCTCAAAATTATTCAAGCCAAAATTGAAAAAGATGCGCCGTCTGACTTTGATATAGAGTTTTTTAGCAAGTTCAATGATTTCATTTTGTACTTGAGAAATAGTTCCACGCATAAAGGTAAGCTTTTAAATGACTTGGAGAAGTTCAAGGCGGAGCTTTCTGTCAAAATGGCTTTTCCTTTTATTGAATTTTATACAGATATTGTGCATCCTTTGTTATCAAGTGGTGAGCTTTCTAGAGAACCGAAGCATATGAAAAAGTTAACGTATGCTGATATAGCACCAGGAGACACCTTATATTATGGGTTGGATGGAGACGATACAGGAAAGATATTAGAAGAACTTTTTCTTTCCTGTAGCGATGAATCTAGCTTTCGGAAATTGAGTAAAGATGTAGCGAATGCAATTTCAAAAATCTCTAAATTTGTTACTGATAAGCTTGGTAAGAATGCAGTTGTATTTGAGGCAGGTGACGATCTTCTGTTCAAGGGAAATCTTCAAGAAGATATGCTTTTTGAAATGCAAGCTATGTATTCACAATTAACACCTGGACTAACGTGTTCAATTGGCTATGGGCGATCATTTCAAGAGGTATATTTGGCATTAAAGCTCGCAAAGACTCAGCCAGGTAAAAATGCTATTGTTGGAATTGAGCTTTGCTGA
- a CDS encoding efflux RND transporter periplasmic adaptor subunit, whose amino-acid sequence MSISLIPKEIKPKEVKPKELKPNGLSKLKANKWLLGLLILIPMIGISYLAYHQLVVVPQQQAKNKVQTALVKRSNLPITVSANGTVQPERSVNVSPKTSGILKQLLVKEGDSVQQGQILAYMDDSNLQGQLHQAQGNLAAAQANVQKLVNGNRAEDIATAQAQLAEQEANLQKLLNGNRLQEVAQAQAQLKDAQYALRQAEDDLQRNQKLYSSGAIALQSLNTFGTSRDRAQTQVKQAEQATSLVRSGTRPEDITQARAVVKQKQEALSLSQAGSRPEDIQQARAQVASAQGAVQIIQANLNDMVIRAPFSGIVARKFADPGSFVTPTTAGSAVSSASSSSILALASTNQIVADVAEANIAQIRMGIVATIQADAYTGKTFTGEVTQIATQSSVVQNVTSFEVKTSVPDPQGLLRSGMNVTVDFKAGELKNVIVVPTGAIVQQNNAQGVFVAKDQGDSVFVPIVVGTTVNDKTEVKSGLTGNENVLLSFPPGTRKVSTANGRPS is encoded by the coding sequence ATGAGCATCTCCCTAATACCTAAAGAGATAAAACCTAAAGAGGTAAAACCAAAGGAACTAAAGCCGAATGGACTGAGTAAGCTAAAAGCAAATAAATGGCTACTTGGGTTACTGATATTGATACCTATGATTGGTATTAGCTATCTTGCTTATCACCAACTGGTTGTAGTGCCTCAACAACAGGCAAAGAATAAGGTGCAAACGGCTTTAGTCAAGCGGAGCAATCTGCCAATCACGGTTTCTGCAAATGGGACGGTGCAACCCGAACGATCAGTAAATGTGAGTCCTAAAACGTCAGGGATTCTCAAGCAACTGCTGGTGAAAGAAGGTGATTCTGTGCAACAAGGGCAAATACTTGCTTACATGGATGACTCAAATCTTCAGGGGCAATTACATCAGGCTCAGGGTAATCTCGCTGCGGCTCAAGCAAATGTGCAGAAACTAGTAAATGGGAATCGTGCTGAAGATATTGCCACAGCACAGGCACAACTGGCTGAACAAGAGGCAAATCTCCAAAAATTGCTGAATGGAAATCGACTCCAGGAAGTTGCCCAAGCCCAAGCTCAGTTGAAAGATGCTCAATATGCTCTGCGTCAAGCTGAAGATGATCTGCAAAGAAACCAAAAACTTTATAGCTCAGGTGCGATCGCCCTCCAAAGTCTAAATACCTTCGGCACTAGCCGCGATCGCGCCCAGACTCAAGTCAAGCAAGCAGAACAAGCTACTTCATTAGTGCGATCGGGGACTCGTCCAGAAGATATTACTCAAGCTAGGGCAGTGGTAAAGCAGAAACAGGAAGCTCTATCGCTCTCTCAAGCGGGGTCACGACCGGAAGATATTCAGCAAGCCCGCGCTCAAGTGGCATCGGCTCAGGGGGCAGTGCAAATTATTCAAGCAAACCTCAACGATATGGTGATCCGCGCCCCCTTTAGTGGGATTGTTGCCCGGAAATTTGCCGATCCTGGCTCTTTCGTTACACCCACCACAGCAGGTAGTGCCGTTTCCTCTGCTTCATCTTCTTCCATCTTGGCTCTTGCATCCACGAACCAGATTGTTGCCGATGTGGCAGAAGCGAACATTGCCCAAATTCGTATGGGTATAGTTGCAACAATTCAGGCAGATGCTTATACAGGGAAAACCTTTACCGGAGAGGTGACGCAAATTGCCACCCAGTCAAGTGTTGTGCAGAACGTGACCAGCTTTGAAGTGAAGACATCAGTGCCAGATCCCCAAGGCTTATTGCGATCAGGAATGAATGTGACTGTGGACTTTAAAGCTGGAGAGTTAAAAAATGTCATAGTAGTGCCGACTGGGGCGATCGTGCAACAAAACAATGCTCAGGGTGTGTTTGTCGCCAAGGATCAAGGCGATTCGGTCTTTGTGCCGATTGTCGTAGGGACAACAGTAAATGACAAAACCGAGGTCAAATCTGGCTTAACTGGAAACGAAAACGTTTTACTCAGCTTTCCACCTGGAACTCGTAAGGTTTCTACAGCTAATGGCAGACCTTCATGA
- a CDS encoding DUF433 domain-containing protein: MNKRTQLLEVIAALPEELVDQALNYVQMLQNPIQITPGVCSGQARIRNTRIPVWTLVAYRQQGAPDEELLANYPGLTAEDLSAAWHYYEQNPEQIDQEIAQDDLV; encoded by the coding sequence ATGAATAAGAGGACTCAACTGCTCGAAGTAATTGCAGCTTTACCAGAGGAATTAGTTGACCAAGCATTGAATTACGTGCAAATGTTGCAAAATCCAATTCAGATTACACCTGGAGTTTGCAGTGGACAAGCACGAATTAGAAATACACGAATTCCTGTATGGACTTTGGTAGCATATCGTCAACAAGGTGCGCCGGATGAAGAATTATTGGCAAATTATCCTGGATTGACTGCGGAAGATTTAAGTGCAGCTTGGCATTACTACGAACAAAATCCCGAACAAATCGATCAAGAAATTGCCCAAGATGATTTAGTTTAA
- a CDS encoding HlyD family secretion protein produces the protein MSHTVDSSKPITIPQKSVTTPQKPDDLKIPTPKKPRRWLWILGGTVAIASVGFGVWYGFFRPQPAKMIQFNGRIEGYETDVSTKGIGRVEEVTVREGDTVKKGQLLVRLSDEEVQSELSAATAQVNAAKQREAYARLQISILADQLADANLNLQQSQGDTQGKVAEGQALVSTAKAVVKQEQARVLEARALVEQARVDSDRYAHLAIEGAETKQRYDVAQTFYNTAKAALQSRLAAVEAAQTAVNIAQGKLTQAQTTTLNPRRQQTNVSRFETQAQQARNTIAAAQADVKTAQANQQLIQSRLNNLTVKSPIDGVVTTRSVEPGTVVLPSRPLLRVVDLSQVYLRGFIPGGQIAQVRVGQLANVYLDNDPKHQKSFKATVTAIDSQASFTPENVYFQSDRVQQVFGVKLSLEQRERLAKPGMPADGEIPLH, from the coding sequence ATGTCACATACAGTTGATTCTTCAAAACCTATTACAATCCCTCAAAAATCTGTTACAACGCCTCAAAAGCCTGACGATCTAAAAATTCCCACTCCGAAAAAACCCCGACGCTGGTTGTGGATTTTGGGCGGAACTGTGGCGATCGCATCTGTCGGCTTTGGAGTCTGGTATGGGTTTTTTCGTCCCCAACCTGCAAAGATGATTCAATTCAATGGACGGATTGAAGGCTATGAAACCGATGTCAGCACCAAAGGCATTGGTCGAGTTGAAGAAGTTACTGTGCGGGAAGGAGATACAGTCAAAAAAGGACAATTATTAGTGCGTCTTAGTGATGAAGAAGTACAATCTGAACTGAGCGCAGCCACAGCCCAGGTAAATGCAGCAAAACAACGAGAAGCTTACGCCCGGTTACAAATCTCTATTCTCGCAGATCAACTCGCAGATGCTAATCTGAATTTACAGCAATCCCAGGGTGACACCCAAGGTAAAGTTGCGGAAGGTCAAGCCCTTGTCTCAACTGCAAAGGCTGTTGTGAAACAAGAACAAGCACGAGTTTTAGAAGCGCGGGCATTAGTTGAACAGGCGCGGGTAGATAGCGATCGCTATGCCCATCTGGCAATTGAAGGAGCAGAAACCAAACAACGCTATGATGTGGCGCAAACTTTTTACAATACTGCCAAAGCTGCTTTGCAAAGCCGTTTAGCTGCTGTGGAAGCGGCACAAACAGCCGTTAATATTGCTCAGGGAAAATTGACGCAAGCACAAACCACAACCCTGAATCCAAGGCGACAACAAACTAATGTCAGTCGATTCGAGACACAAGCACAACAGGCACGCAACACAATAGCAGCCGCCCAAGCTGATGTGAAAACTGCCCAAGCAAATCAACAATTGATTCAGAGTCGGTTAAACAATCTGACTGTGAAAAGCCCGATTGATGGCGTTGTTACGACACGCAGCGTTGAACCTGGTACAGTGGTTTTACCATCGCGCCCCTTGCTGAGAGTTGTAGACTTGAGTCAAGTTTATCTGCGGGGCTTTATTCCCGGTGGGCAAATTGCTCAAGTTCGCGTCGGACAACTTGCCAATGTTTATTTAGATAACGATCCCAAACACCAAAAGTCTTTTAAAGCAACTGTTACCGCTATAGATTCTCAAGCCTCCTTTACCCCAGAGAACGTTTATTTTCAAAGCGATCGCGTGCAACAGGTATTTGGTGTGAAACTGAGCTTGGAACAACGAGAAAGACTAGCAAAACCGGGAATGCCTGCGGATGGAGAAATTCCCTTGCATTAG